From a region of the Chitinophaga caseinilytica genome:
- a CDS encoding SusC/RagA family TonB-linked outer membrane protein → MKKCLHLVLMAGLAMAIALAAPYTASARAESQEPRNISITIQVKNKNMEEVFTEIAAKTGLSFHYDKSDLNLKKKINLNCVKLPLEEVLAQLTEQTGLKFTRKNNKIIVNLEAPAGGSSTAVTDKTGDAARADKEIRGKVKDANGNPLPGVTVVIKGTNKGTQTDGQGDFSLSANPGDVLVIRFLGFTAQEVSVGSGDTYDVVLQENTRSLNEIVVTALGVQRKAKELTYATQQLNNDDLSRVKDANVINSLAGKAAGVTINRSASGLGGSARVIMRGNKSTRENQPLYVIDGVPMANYSPSQPANAFGQSNDIQSGPGRDGGDGISNINPDDIESINILKGASAAAQYGSQAANGVIVITTKRGRAGRMRIDFSSDYNLEKVMLTPDLQFRYGQTKTPDAGPASWGKKDSSTIISINSSAPAAPGRTGFP, encoded by the coding sequence ATGAAAAAATGCCTACACCTTGTGTTGATGGCAGGGCTTGCGATGGCCATCGCACTGGCGGCTCCTTACACCGCCAGTGCTCGTGCCGAGTCGCAGGAACCCCGAAACATCAGTATCACCATCCAGGTCAAGAACAAGAACATGGAGGAGGTGTTTACTGAAATTGCCGCCAAGACAGGTCTCAGTTTCCATTACGACAAATCCGATCTGAACCTGAAGAAGAAGATCAACCTGAACTGCGTGAAGCTGCCTTTGGAAGAGGTGCTCGCTCAGCTCACGGAACAAACCGGACTGAAATTTACGAGAAAAAACAATAAGATTATCGTAAACCTTGAGGCCCCCGCAGGCGGCAGCTCAACGGCCGTTACGGACAAAACGGGCGATGCCGCCCGCGCGGACAAGGAGATCCGCGGAAAGGTAAAGGACGCCAACGGTAACCCGCTGCCCGGGGTCACCGTTGTGATAAAAGGCACCAACAAAGGCACGCAGACCGACGGCCAGGGAGATTTCTCCCTCTCCGCCAACCCCGGCGATGTGCTCGTTATCCGCTTCCTCGGGTTCACCGCCCAGGAAGTATCCGTGGGCAGCGGCGATACCTATGATGTTGTTCTACAGGAAAATACACGCTCACTCAACGAAATCGTAGTGACCGCCCTCGGCGTGCAGCGCAAGGCCAAGGAGCTCACCTACGCCACGCAACAGCTGAATAACGACGACCTTTCCCGCGTGAAAGACGCCAACGTCATCAACAGCCTCGCCGGTAAAGCCGCCGGCGTCACCATCAACCGCAGCGCCTCCGGCCTCGGCGGATCTGCCCGCGTCATCATGCGCGGCAACAAATCCACCCGCGAAAACCAGCCGCTGTACGTGATCGACGGGGTGCCAATGGCCAACTATTCCCCCTCGCAGCCCGCCAACGCCTTCGGCCAGTCGAACGATATTCAGTCCGGCCCCGGCCGCGACGGTGGCGACGGTATCTCCAACATCAACCCGGACGATATCGAATCCATCAACATCCTCAAAGGCGCTTCCGCCGCCGCACAATACGGCAGCCAGGCCGCCAACGGCGTAATCGTCATCACCACCAAACGCGGCCGCGCCGGCAGGATGCGCATCGACTTCTCCTCCGATTACAACCTCGAGAAAGTCATGCTCACGCCCGACCTGCAGTTCCGCTACGGTCAAACCAAAACCCCCGACGCCGGCCCGGCCAGCTGGGGGAAAAAGGACAGTTCGACGATCATCTCGATAAATTCTTCCGCACCGGCGGCGCCTGGACGAACGGGATTTCCGTGA
- a CDS encoding SusD/RagB family nutrient-binding outer membrane lipoprotein yields the protein MKSLQYIFKRKTVLAGVAAAMFATACTKNFEDLNTNPNGISEEELKQDFMHIGEPLGQIQRSIYVYSPSWVVQVQQNLMGDLFSQYTAVPNPFGNLNNNNNTYNLVDGWNQVLWGCAYGTYAGSPEQSVMPVCRYLEKLTKTDYPQYYAWMKVLKVFTMHRVADAYGPVIYTKYGVINPDGSVDYDSQKDAYYAFFADLDESIKIFSQYVTEGKEITFAGFDLSDYAGSYRLWCKMANTLRLRLALRISKIDPNKAKAEGELALKHPLGLLEKAEETFVINTRPLEHPLLEISSGWGDVRMSAAMESYLTGLKDPRLNVYFEESKEYPGQYKGIRQGVEMTTKARYENFSALSKLLFSNKKILLMTAAEAWFLKAEAAVEGWQGAGDAKTNYAMGVKTSFDQHGIATKYDDYIANTTNKPAPYVDPKNGANSIPNGDPLLSTITVAWEDGATKERKRERIITQKWIAGFPEGQEAWAEFRRTGYPKLFPVKINNSGGKIPNGTFIRRVNFVSTEYETNPKGVQKAINLLGGPDNGGTRLWWDKP from the coding sequence ATGAAATCATTGCAATACATCTTCAAACGGAAAACGGTACTGGCCGGCGTTGCAGCAGCGATGTTCGCCACCGCCTGCACCAAGAACTTTGAAGATCTCAATACGAACCCCAACGGTATTTCCGAGGAAGAGCTGAAGCAGGACTTCATGCACATCGGCGAACCGCTCGGGCAAATCCAGCGCAGCATTTACGTGTACTCGCCATCGTGGGTGGTACAGGTGCAGCAAAACCTTATGGGCGACCTGTTTTCGCAATATACCGCGGTGCCCAATCCATTCGGTAACCTGAACAACAACAACAATACCTACAACCTCGTAGACGGCTGGAACCAGGTGCTCTGGGGCTGCGCTTACGGCACCTATGCCGGCTCGCCCGAGCAATCGGTGATGCCCGTTTGCCGTTACCTCGAAAAGCTGACGAAGACCGACTATCCGCAGTATTACGCCTGGATGAAAGTCCTGAAAGTGTTTACCATGCACCGGGTCGCCGACGCATACGGCCCTGTCATCTACACCAAATACGGCGTTATTAACCCGGACGGGAGCGTAGATTACGATTCGCAGAAAGATGCGTATTACGCTTTCTTCGCCGACCTGGACGAGTCGATCAAAATTTTCAGCCAATATGTGACCGAAGGGAAGGAGATCACTTTCGCCGGGTTCGACCTTTCCGACTACGCCGGCAGTTACCGGTTGTGGTGCAAGATGGCCAACACGCTGCGTTTGCGCCTGGCGTTGCGGATCAGCAAGATCGACCCCAACAAGGCGAAAGCCGAAGGGGAACTGGCGCTGAAACATCCGCTGGGATTGCTGGAGAAGGCGGAGGAAACGTTCGTGATCAACACCCGGCCGCTCGAGCACCCGCTGCTGGAGATTTCCAGCGGATGGGGAGACGTGCGCATGTCTGCCGCCATGGAATCGTACCTGACCGGTTTGAAAGACCCCCGGCTCAACGTCTACTTCGAAGAATCGAAAGAATATCCGGGCCAGTACAAAGGCATCCGCCAGGGCGTGGAAATGACGACGAAAGCGCGTTACGAGAACTTCTCGGCCCTCAGCAAGCTCCTTTTCTCCAATAAGAAAATCCTGCTGATGACCGCCGCGGAAGCCTGGTTCCTCAAAGCCGAAGCCGCCGTTGAAGGCTGGCAGGGCGCCGGCGACGCGAAAACCAATTACGCGATGGGCGTGAAAACCTCGTTCGACCAGCATGGCATCGCCACGAAGTACGACGATTACATCGCCAATACCACTAACAAGCCCGCGCCTTATGTGGATCCGAAGAATGGGGCCAACAGCATTCCCAACGGCGATCCCCTGCTCAGTACCATAACCGTGGCCTGGGAAGACGGCGCAACCAAGGAGCGCAAGCGCGAGCGGATCATCACCCAGAAATGGATCGCCGGGTTCCCGGAAGGGCAGGAGGCCTGGGCGGAATTCCGCCGCACCGGTTACCCGAAGCTTTTCCCCGTGAAGATCAACAACAGCGGTGGAAAGATCCCCAACGGAACGTTCATCCGCCGTGTGAATTTCGTGAGCACGGAGTATGAAACGAACCCGAAAGGTGTGCAGAAGGCAATCAATTTACTAGGTGGCCCCGATAACGGCGGCACCCGCCTCTGGTGGGACAAGCCATAG
- a CDS encoding FecR family protein translates to MDIEQIRKVLERYTQGKCTDEEARIIEQWFASVNRHRSAMIQEEFLQEQLEEVKMRLQDHVATSETPVVPLRPRRWRTWAISGAAALMTGAIALSFLYKPAPSARPENPVPLAMHHAPAKTNRVVRNGYVEITTARGATEKIVLADGSTVNLNAGSRLRYPVSFSGANRDIYLEEGEAFFKVAEDPRHPFIVHSRGLATTALGTSFNIRAYSREQRITVALLTGKVKVDHAERQETVILLPSEQLSFDCQSLAVAKSNFHQEDDIVGWKHGILNFRDASYNEVATELENRYNVTMVNESGNMDWNYSGSFRDESLQEIIETICQIKNISYELKNDTIFLTRKN, encoded by the coding sequence GTGGATATTGAACAGATCCGAAAAGTCCTGGAGCGGTACACGCAGGGGAAATGCACCGATGAGGAGGCGCGTATCATCGAGCAATGGTTTGCCAGTGTGAACCGGCACCGTTCGGCCATGATACAGGAGGAGTTTTTGCAGGAGCAGCTGGAGGAAGTGAAGATGCGCCTCCAGGACCATGTTGCCACGTCGGAAACGCCGGTGGTGCCCCTCCGCCCGCGGCGCTGGCGCACCTGGGCCATTTCGGGCGCCGCGGCGCTCATGACCGGCGCCATCGCCCTGTCTTTCCTCTATAAACCCGCACCCTCCGCCCGGCCTGAGAACCCGGTGCCGCTGGCGATGCATCACGCCCCGGCCAAAACCAACCGCGTGGTGCGCAACGGTTACGTGGAAATCACCACGGCAAGGGGGGCAACGGAGAAGATCGTGCTGGCAGACGGGTCTACCGTCAACCTCAACGCCGGTTCCCGGCTGCGCTATCCTGTCAGTTTCAGCGGTGCCAACCGCGACATATATCTCGAAGAGGGCGAAGCTTTCTTCAAGGTGGCCGAAGATCCCCGCCATCCGTTCATCGTGCACAGCCGTGGCCTGGCCACCACCGCGCTGGGCACATCCTTCAACATCCGCGCATATTCCCGCGAGCAGCGCATCACCGTTGCGTTGCTGACGGGCAAGGTGAAAGTGGACCACGCAGAGCGCCAGGAAACGGTGATCCTGCTGCCGAGCGAGCAACTCAGCTTCGACTGCCAGTCGTTAGCAGTTGCCAAGTCCAACTTCCACCAGGAAGACGATATCGTGGGTTGGAAACACGGCATCCTCAACTTCAGGGACGCTTCCTACAACGAAGTGGCCACGGAACTGGAGAACAGGTATAATGTAACGATGGTGAACGAATCGGGGAATATGGACTGGAACTACTCCGGCTCTTTCAGGGACGAGAGCCTGCAGGAGATTATCGAAACAATTTGTCAAATCAAAAACATCAGCTACGAACTGAAGAACGACACAATTTTCCTTACCCGCAAAAACTAG
- a CDS encoding AraC family transcriptional regulator — protein sequence MKPILIKVGAFADNQITIIERCDPYFNTPFHFHPECELVYVTESQGKRIVGDSIESFDVGDMVFLGPNIPHVWYNDEAYHRNDESLKARSVVIYFPKDIFGDKFYGLPETKALTDLFHRAQRGMKIIGPTQEKLKDEILALPRKEGLERIISLLEILKTLSETKDCYYLASTGYSHAYNVKDNHKIDEVFKYVMNNFSKEISLQDVASITNLSPQSFCRFFKNRTKKSFVQFLNEVRIGHACKRLTEEDWSIAEIAYSCGFKNLSNFNRFFKEIVGKTPKEYKNELRLKEAL from the coding sequence ATGAAACCCATTCTCATCAAAGTGGGGGCCTTTGCCGACAATCAGATCACCATCATCGAGCGGTGCGATCCCTATTTCAACACCCCCTTCCACTTCCACCCGGAATGCGAACTGGTTTACGTAACCGAAAGCCAGGGGAAGCGGATCGTAGGCGATAGCATCGAGAGCTTCGACGTGGGCGATATGGTTTTCCTCGGTCCGAATATACCGCATGTGTGGTATAACGACGAGGCGTACCATCGCAACGACGAGTCCCTCAAAGCCCGTTCCGTCGTGATCTATTTTCCCAAAGACATCTTCGGCGACAAATTCTACGGCCTTCCGGAAACCAAAGCGTTGACAGACCTCTTCCACCGTGCCCAGCGCGGCATGAAGATCATCGGTCCCACCCAGGAAAAACTGAAAGACGAAATCCTCGCCCTCCCCCGTAAAGAAGGCCTGGAACGCATCATTTCCCTGCTGGAAATCCTCAAAACGCTGTCCGAAACGAAGGACTGCTACTACCTCGCGTCTACCGGCTATTCACATGCCTATAATGTGAAAGACAACCACAAGATCGACGAGGTGTTCAAATACGTTATGAACAACTTCTCGAAGGAAATTTCCCTGCAAGACGTTGCCAGCATCACCAACCTGTCTCCCCAGTCGTTTTGCCGCTTCTTCAAGAACCGGACTAAAAAATCGTTCGTGCAGTTCCTCAACGAGGTGCGCATCGGGCATGCCTGCAAAAGGCTTACGGAGGAAGACTGGTCTATCGCCGAAATCGCCTACAGCTGCGGATTCAAGAATCTGTCCAACTTCAACCGCTTTTTCAAGGAAATCGTCGGAAAAACACCAAAGGAATACAAGAACGAGCTTCGCCTGAAAGAAGCGCTCTAG
- a CDS encoding LacI family DNA-binding transcriptional regulator gives MKGISIKDIAKQAGVSPTTVSFVLNGKGREKRISEQVSKKILKLAAKLKYKPNQLARGLRTGKTKTIGLIVEDIANHFFANVAKIVEEEADKFGYKVLYGSTEDNLNKARGLLEVLEYRQVDGYIITPTPNLDKEIEILKNSRKPMVLMDRYLPQIPTNYVMVNNFQGAYDAAEYLLNLGYRKIAYVTTTSEQIQMKERMNGFTAAMKAHGAAFPRKMIKKIPFSITKEEAVGQIMEFMKGVPGLDAIFFATNYLGVFGIESIKDLGWKIGEDVALISFDDHDLFRLHTPGITCVSQPIHEIAQHLVQVLMNELNQHQHQINQVVLPATLVKRESCRKRTKAGTV, from the coding sequence ATGAAGGGGATTTCCATTAAAGATATCGCCAAACAGGCCGGCGTATCGCCTACAACCGTGTCGTTCGTGCTGAACGGCAAAGGCCGGGAAAAAAGGATCAGTGAACAGGTGAGCAAGAAAATCCTGAAACTGGCTGCTAAACTTAAATACAAGCCGAACCAGCTCGCAAGGGGGCTCCGGACGGGCAAAACCAAGACCATAGGGCTTATCGTCGAAGATATCGCCAACCATTTCTTCGCCAACGTTGCTAAAATAGTGGAGGAAGAAGCGGATAAATTCGGGTACAAGGTTTTGTACGGCAGTACGGAAGATAACCTTAACAAGGCGCGCGGACTGCTGGAAGTGCTGGAATACAGGCAGGTAGACGGGTATATCATCACGCCTACGCCGAACCTGGACAAGGAGATCGAGATCCTGAAGAACAGCCGGAAGCCCATGGTGCTGATGGACCGTTACCTCCCGCAGATCCCTACCAACTACGTGATGGTGAACAACTTTCAGGGCGCATACGACGCGGCGGAATACCTCCTGAACCTTGGTTACCGCAAGATCGCTTACGTGACCACCACTTCCGAGCAAATTCAGATGAAGGAGCGCATGAACGGCTTTACGGCCGCCATGAAAGCGCATGGCGCAGCCTTCCCCCGGAAAATGATCAAAAAAATCCCCTTCTCCATCACTAAGGAAGAAGCGGTAGGGCAGATCATGGAATTCATGAAGGGCGTGCCTGGCCTCGACGCCATCTTTTTCGCCACTAACTACCTCGGGGTATTCGGGATTGAGTCCATCAAAGACCTCGGCTGGAAAATCGGGGAGGATGTGGCCCTCATCAGTTTCGACGATCACGACCTTTTCCGGCTGCATACGCCGGGCATTACCTGTGTGTCGCAACCTATCCACGAGATCGCGCAGCACCTGGTGCAGGTATTGATGAACGAGCTGAACCAGCATCAGCACCAGATCAACCAGGTGGTGCTGCCGGCAACGCTTGTGAAGCGGGAAAGCTGCCGCAAGCGCACGAAGGCGGGTACGGTCTGA
- a CDS encoding sigma-70 family RNA polymerase sigma factor, which translates to MLQDLFTTLWEKRQALDIHCSLRSYLYQSVRHKIIDLYRKDATYRKYLQQLIEHFDAQPHNISETYDYKAKATEVFEAINRLPEKMKEIFMLSRFENLSIEQIASRLELSQQTVKNQISKALKILRTHYTQTDLLTVAVVLTLLH; encoded by the coding sequence GTGCTGCAGGACCTTTTTACCACGCTATGGGAAAAGCGCCAGGCCCTGGATATCCACTGCTCGCTCCGGTCTTACCTCTACCAGAGCGTCCGCCACAAGATCATCGACCTGTACCGGAAAGACGCTACCTATCGTAAATATCTCCAGCAACTGATCGAGCATTTCGACGCGCAGCCCCATAACATCTCCGAAACGTACGACTACAAAGCCAAGGCCACAGAGGTTTTTGAGGCTATCAACCGGTTGCCGGAAAAGATGAAGGAAATTTTCATGTTGAGCCGGTTCGAAAACCTGAGCATCGAACAGATCGCGTCGCGGCTCGAATTATCGCAGCAAACCGTTAAGAATCAAATCTCCAAAGCCCTGAAAATACTGCGTACCCATTACACGCAGACAGATCTGCTGACCGTTGCGGTCGTTCTTACCTTGTTACATTAA